A region from the Flavobacteriales bacterium genome encodes:
- the rsmA gene encoding 16S rRNA (adenine(1518)-N(6)/adenine(1519)-N(6))-dimethyltransferase RsmA — translation MVRPKKHLGQHFLHDKNIAAKIADSLTLYGNYKKVLEVGPGTGALTQFLLQKKEFETSVIEVDIESVEYLKEHYPQLKDRIHFRDFLRLDLNELFSEPVAIAGNFPYNISSQIVFKIIEHKNLVPEMVGMFQKEMAERIAEKPGTKTYGIISVLTQAFYRVEYLFTVHENVFTPPPKVKSAVIRLQRNDTQQLGCDEKLFVRVVKTAFNQRRKTIRNSVKQLNPDKKEHPYLDLRPERLSVEQFVELTNFLDPK, via the coding sequence ATGGTTCGACCGAAAAAACATCTGGGGCAGCATTTTCTGCACGATAAAAACATTGCGGCTAAGATTGCCGATTCCTTAACCCTCTATGGGAATTATAAAAAAGTACTGGAGGTGGGTCCCGGTACCGGAGCACTTACCCAGTTTTTATTGCAGAAAAAGGAATTTGAAACATCGGTGATTGAGGTAGACATTGAATCAGTAGAATACCTCAAGGAACATTATCCCCAATTAAAGGACCGGATTCATTTTCGCGATTTTTTGCGTTTGGATTTGAATGAATTGTTTTCGGAACCGGTGGCCATTGCCGGAAATTTCCCTTATAATATTTCATCGCAGATAGTGTTTAAAATTATTGAGCATAAAAATCTTGTCCCCGAAATGGTTGGCATGTTTCAGAAGGAAATGGCAGAACGGATTGCGGAAAAACCGGGGACAAAAACCTATGGGATCATTTCTGTTCTTACCCAGGCTTTTTATCGCGTTGAATATTTATTTACGGTGCACGAAAATGTTTTTACACCACCACCTAAAGTAAAATCGGCTGTAATTCGTTTACAACGGAATGATACCCAACAATTGGGATGCGATGAAAAGTTGTTTGTCCGCGTAGTAAAGACTGCATTTAACCAGCGACGAAAAACCATTCGGAATTCGGTGAAGCAGCTTAATCCCGATAAAAAGGAACACCCCTATCTGGATTTACGTCCCGAACGCTTAAGCGTAGAACAATTTGTGGAATTGACCAATTTTTTAGATCCGAAATAG
- the mgtE gene encoding magnesium transporter, with the protein MQSPITRELIEQLGEAISNGNDGFILSRLKDLDGVDIAEIINELETDDGKYVFRLLENEQAADTLVELDDDVREDLLESLTTKEIAAHIEEMDSDDAADVVGELPEEKQREVISQIEDKEQVSDIEALLHYEEGTAGALMAREFVKANINWPVDRCIVALRKQAQEVEHVYTIYVVDDSDKLLGLLSLKSLLVASPKQTIGELYTPNARYAKAIQSTEEAARLMEKYDLVVLPVVDDNNVLLGRITIDDVVDVIKEEAERDYQLASGLSEKVESSDTVWVISRARLPWLIIAMMGGILGSMVIGNYEGEIQIHPEMALFIPLIAAMGGNVGIQSSAIVVQGLANGEVEMQGMAGRLLKELVVGLINGLICASVILGYNILMQDSLNLALTVSIALLTVICFAAVFGTFVPLALNKYKVDPALATGPFITTTNDILGVFIYFLMGHLLYF; encoded by the coding sequence ATGCAATCTCCCATCACCCGTGAGTTAATAGAGCAATTAGGTGAGGCCATTTCTAATGGAAATGATGGCTTTATTTTATCGCGGTTAAAGGACCTCGATGGGGTGGATATTGCCGAAATCATCAATGAGCTGGAAACCGACGACGGGAAATATGTTTTTCGTCTGCTCGAAAACGAACAAGCTGCCGATACTCTGGTGGAGCTGGATGATGATGTTCGTGAAGATTTATTAGAGTCGCTTACCACCAAAGAAATTGCCGCGCATATCGAGGAAATGGATTCGGATGATGCGGCGGATGTGGTGGGTGAATTACCAGAGGAGAAACAGCGTGAAGTAATTTCTCAAATAGAAGATAAGGAGCAGGTAAGCGATATTGAAGCGCTGCTTCATTATGAAGAGGGAACAGCAGGTGCACTGATGGCGCGTGAGTTTGTAAAAGCAAACATCAACTGGCCGGTAGATCGTTGTATAGTTGCACTGCGAAAACAAGCACAGGAAGTAGAACATGTGTACACCATTTATGTGGTGGACGATTCCGATAAGTTACTCGGATTACTTTCTTTAAAATCATTATTGGTAGCGAGTCCAAAACAAACCATTGGCGAGTTATATACACCCAATGCCCGATACGCTAAAGCGATTCAGTCCACCGAAGAAGCCGCTCGCCTGATGGAAAAATACGATTTGGTGGTTCTGCCGGTGGTGGATGACAATAATGTATTGTTAGGGAGAATTACCATCGATGATGTGGTGGATGTGATTAAAGAAGAAGCTGAACGCGATTATCAGTTAGCTTCCGGTTTATCTGAAAAAGTTGAATCGTCCGATACCGTGTGGGTAATTTCCCGTGCGCGTTTGCCCTGGTTAATCATAGCCATGATGGGTGGAATTTTAGGTTCGATGGTCATTGGTAATTACGAAGGAGAAATTCAGATTCATCCGGAAATGGCCTTGTTTATTCCACTCATTGCTGCCATGGGAGGAAACGTTGGAATTCAATCCTCAGCTATCGTTGTGCAGGGTTTAGCCAATGGCGAAGTTGAAATGCAGGGAATGGCGGGACGATTACTTAAGGAATTAGTTGTTGGTTTAATCAACGGATTAATTTGCGCTTCGGTTATTCTTGGATATAATATTTTAATGCAGGATTCCCTGAATCTTGCACTTACGGTTAGTATTGCTTTGTTAACCGTTATTTGTTTTGCCGCTGTATTCGGAACTTTTGTTCCGCTGGCCTTAAATAAATATAAAGTAGATCCTGCATTGGCAACGGGTCCCTTTATTACAACCACCAACGATATCCTTGGTGTGTTTATTTACTTTTTAATGGGACATCTATTGTATTTCTGA
- a CDS encoding hydroxyacid dehydrogenase gives MKVCFIDTVHPVLKERLEAKGVKCVMHTSTSQPELEQLIGSYDGIVIRSRIKMDRQFLSKAVQLKFIARSGAGMENIDLDYCKQRGIVCFNSPEGNRDGVGEQAIAMLLSLFNHLLRADQQVRQGIWDREGNRGYELSGKTVGIIGFGNMGSAFAKKLTGFDCRILVHDKYKSGFATSTIEEVSLDQLKEESDIISLHLPLTEETHYYVNDTFIRSCKKSFYLINTARGKNVNTAALVEGLKSGKIRGAALDVLEYEHSSFEKIDASEFPEPFKFLIQSDKVVLTPHIAGWTFESYVKLSSFLADKIISYFGL, from the coding sequence ATGAAAGTTTGCTTCATCGATACGGTTCATCCTGTTTTAAAAGAGCGTCTCGAAGCGAAGGGAGTGAAATGTGTGATGCATACGAGTACGAGTCAACCCGAACTGGAGCAGTTAATCGGAAGTTACGACGGGATTGTGATTCGTAGCAGAATAAAAATGGATCGTCAGTTTTTAAGCAAGGCCGTTCAATTAAAATTTATTGCGCGTTCCGGTGCAGGGATGGAGAATATTGATTTGGATTATTGCAAGCAGCGCGGTATCGTTTGTTTTAATTCTCCCGAAGGAAACAGAGATGGAGTAGGAGAACAAGCCATTGCTATGCTTCTAAGTTTGTTTAACCACCTTTTGCGTGCCGATCAGCAGGTTCGGCAAGGAATTTGGGATCGTGAGGGTAACAGAGGTTATGAGTTGTCAGGAAAAACGGTGGGGATTATCGGATTCGGAAATATGGGAAGCGCTTTTGCGAAAAAACTAACCGGATTCGATTGCCGCATTTTAGTACACGATAAATATAAAAGCGGATTTGCAACTTCCACCATCGAAGAAGTTTCGCTGGATCAACTAAAGGAAGAAAGCGATATTATCAGTCTGCATTTACCTTTAACCGAAGAAACACATTATTATGTGAACGATACCTTTATCCGTTCATGTAAAAAATCATTTTATCTGATTAACACTGCACGTGGAAAAAATGTAAATACGGCAGCGCTGGTGGAGGGATTAAAATCCGGAAAAATACGGGGAGCGGCCTTAGATGTTTTGGAGTACGAACATTCATCGTTCGAGAAAATTGATGCTTCAGAATTTCCGGAACCGTTTAAATTTCTGATACAATCCGATAAAGTTGTGTTAACACCACACATTGCGGGGTGGACATTTGAATCCTACGTTAAATTATCATCATTCCTGGCCGATAAAATCATAAGTTATTTCGGACTATAA